A genomic region of uncultured Roseibium sp. contains the following coding sequences:
- a CDS encoding SDR family oxidoreductase, with amino-acid sequence MVTKPLVAITGASSGIGEATARAFSAAGHPVLLMARRMDRMEALGLPNAVLRQVDVRDRAAIAAAVGDAEDRFGPVDMMFANAGIARLADIGRQPPEEWDEMIDINTKGVMNTVHAVMNGMMDRKRGTLVMMSSIAGRKVYPDHTVYCGTKYFVHAISESLREYLSAYDVRVIVLSPGVIETEVLSGVLDEETLANYKSNKVKMGGGIGADIVGDLILNAYQLPQKALVQEICLTPTRQTY; translated from the coding sequence GTGGTAACCAAGCCTCTTGTCGCAATAACCGGGGCGAGCTCCGGTATCGGTGAAGCAACAGCGCGCGCCTTTTCCGCAGCCGGACATCCGGTTCTGCTGATGGCCCGCCGGATGGATCGCATGGAAGCGCTCGGACTGCCGAACGCCGTTCTCCGGCAGGTGGATGTGCGCGACCGGGCGGCGATCGCAGCCGCGGTGGGCGATGCGGAAGACCGTTTCGGTCCGGTGGACATGATGTTCGCCAATGCCGGCATTGCGCGCCTTGCCGATATCGGCCGTCAACCTCCCGAAGAGTGGGACGAGATGATCGACATCAACACCAAGGGTGTGATGAATACCGTGCACGCGGTCATGAACGGCATGATGGACCGCAAGCGCGGGACGCTCGTGATGATGAGTTCCATTGCGGGCCGAAAGGTCTATCCCGACCACACGGTCTATTGCGGGACCAAATACTTCGTGCACGCGATCTCCGAAAGCCTGCGCGAATACCTTTCGGCGTATGATGTGCGTGTGATTGTGCTCTCGCCGGGCGTGATCGAAACGGAAGTGCTTTCCGGTGTGCTGGATGAAGAAACGCTTGCAAACTACAAGAGCAACAAGGTCAAGATGGGTGGAGGTATCGGTGCGGACATTGTCGGCGACCTGATACTCAATGCCTATCAGCTGCCGCAAAAGGCCCTGGTTCAGGAGATCTGCCTGACGCCGACGCGGCAAACCTACTGA
- the ugpC gene encoding sn-glycerol-3-phosphate ABC transporter ATP-binding protein UgpC, with amino-acid sequence MAEVAYHNICKSYGSFEVMRDLSLSIHDGEFAVLLGASGCGKTTLLRMTAGLENITGGDLTIDGKVMNEVHPRDRDIAMVFQNYALYPTMKVFDNIAFSLEVKRLGKDEIKRKVNEAAAVLNLTEYLDRYPRELSGGQRQRVAMGRAMVRDAKVFLFDEPLSNLDAKLRAHMRVEIRQLHERLKATTIYVTHDQIEAMTMADKIVLMKGGKIEQVGTPDDLYDRPATRFTADFIGSPSMNFIEGEITAQNGSPHFVGPHINLPLDTGLKAEQGQKVICGLRPSDLLTARNGEITGTVKLVEKTGADVNIHVDLSETASLVATMARDNGAAAGDPIELTIPPRAVHLFDAKTENRIETEMVEQDRLPKVESL; translated from the coding sequence ATGGCAGAAGTCGCCTATCACAATATCTGCAAGTCGTATGGTTCGTTCGAGGTCATGCGTGACCTGTCGCTGTCCATTCACGACGGAGAGTTCGCGGTGCTGCTCGGCGCGTCCGGTTGCGGCAAGACCACGCTCCTCAGAATGACGGCGGGCCTGGAAAACATAACCGGCGGCGACCTGACCATCGACGGCAAGGTGATGAACGAGGTGCATCCGCGTGACCGCGACATTGCCATGGTGTTCCAGAATTATGCGCTCTATCCGACGATGAAGGTGTTCGACAATATCGCCTTCAGTCTGGAAGTGAAGCGGCTCGGCAAGGACGAGATCAAGCGGAAGGTCAACGAGGCGGCGGCCGTTTTGAACCTGACCGAATATCTCGACCGCTATCCAAGGGAATTGTCCGGCGGCCAGAGACAACGCGTGGCAATGGGCCGGGCCATGGTCCGCGATGCAAAGGTGTTCCTGTTCGACGAGCCGCTCTCCAATCTCGATGCCAAGCTCAGGGCGCACATGCGTGTCGAGATCCGTCAGCTGCACGAGCGCCTCAAGGCAACGACGATCTATGTCACCCACGACCAGATCGAGGCGATGACGATGGCCGACAAAATCGTGCTGATGAAGGGCGGCAAGATCGAACAGGTGGGAACGCCGGACGATCTATACGACCGGCCGGCTACGCGCTTCACTGCCGACTTCATCGGATCGCCGTCGATGAATTTCATTGAGGGCGAGATCACCGCTCAAAACGGAAGTCCGCATTTCGTCGGGCCTCATATCAATCTGCCGCTCGATACCGGGTTGAAAGCCGAACAGGGACAGAAGGTGATCTGCGGACTCAGGCCTTCCGATCTGCTCACGGCCCGGAACGGTGAGATAACCGGCACCGTCAAACTGGTTGAAAAGACCGGTGCCGATGTCAACATCCATGTCGACCTGAGCGAAACCGCAAGTCTCGTCGCCACGATGGCGCGGGACAACGGCGCGGCCGCGGGCGATCCCATCGAGTTGACGATCCCGCCAAGGGCCGTGCACCTGTTTGACGCAAAGACTGAAAACCGGATTGAAACCGAGATGGTCGAACAGGATAGGCTGCCCAAGGTGGAGAGCCTCTAG
- a CDS encoding sugar ABC transporter permease — MAFVRTRGLQGYITGDSPVPWLAPLVAMLVVFTIYPLFYNIWLSFHEYAPFKRQLVYVGTENWSTLVNDPRFWEALSVTFTYFFVLLAIQVVLGMIIALLLDSDEPGFGLLRGLLTLTLVIPPAITGMMFLLMEDPEFGVLTYLLESLGILTGQDPILATSSTALAGVMLADIWQWTPFMVLIFLAGLRSLPQEPYEAAMLDGASAFQTFRRITLPMMSKVIAVAVLIRGIDLFRAFDYMFVMTSGGPGTSTYTLSLYAWQQTFSFIKWGYGATLSLVSLVLILVIANLFIWIAKVRW, encoded by the coding sequence ATGGCGTTCGTAAGAACCAGAGGATTGCAAGGCTATATAACCGGCGACAGCCCGGTGCCGTGGCTTGCGCCGTTGGTCGCCATGCTCGTGGTCTTCACGATCTATCCGCTGTTCTACAACATCTGGCTTTCGTTCCACGAATATGCGCCGTTCAAGCGGCAACTCGTCTACGTCGGCACGGAGAACTGGAGCACCCTGGTCAACGATCCGCGTTTCTGGGAAGCGCTGTCGGTGACTTTCACCTATTTCTTCGTGCTGCTGGCGATCCAGGTCGTGTTGGGGATGATCATCGCGCTGTTGCTCGATTCCGACGAACCGGGTTTCGGGCTGCTGCGCGGCCTTCTCACCCTCACGCTGGTCATTCCGCCGGCGATCACGGGCATGATGTTTCTTCTCATGGAAGATCCCGAGTTCGGCGTGCTCACCTATCTGCTGGAATCACTCGGAATCCTGACCGGTCAGGACCCGATACTGGCGACGAGTTCGACGGCGCTTGCGGGCGTGATGCTTGCCGATATCTGGCAATGGACACCGTTCATGGTGCTGATCTTCCTGGCCGGGCTGAGGTCGCTGCCACAGGAGCCCTATGAAGCCGCCATGCTGGACGGCGCGTCCGCGTTCCAGACATTCCGCCGGATCACGCTGCCGATGATGTCCAAGGTGATCGCGGTCGCCGTCCTGATCCGCGGCATCGATCTGTTCCGGGCATTCGACTACATGTTCGTGATGACGTCCGGCGGTCCGGGAACGTCGACCTACACGTTGTCGCTCTATGCCTGGCAGCAGACCTTCAGTTTCATCAAGTGGGGATACGGAGCGACGCTGAGCCTAGTCAGCCTCGTGCTGATCCTCGTGATCGCCAACCTGTTCATCTGGATCGCGAAGGTGCGCTGGTGA
- a CDS encoding bifunctional rhamnulose-1-phosphate aldolase/short-chain dehydrogenase, which translates to MLNSAAGSRLQNLWDDETAQSMTEAELLLYRSNLLGSDKRITNYGGGNTSVKAMEKDPLTGEQAEVLWVKGSGGDVGTIKMDGFATLYMDKLRALKGLYRGLEFEDEMVGYLPHCTFNLNPRAASIDTPLHAYVPARHVDHMHPDAIIAIAAAADSKAITANVFGDDIGWLPWKRPGYELGLWLEKFCLENPDAKGVVLESHGLFTWADDARTCYEITIDTINKAIDWFEQKTLGHSAFGGAKCTALPPSERRRTAAALMPVIRGMISGDQHMVGHFDDSDTVLEFVCSNDMEALAQLGTSCPDHFLRTKIRPLVVGFDPQAPDTGKTIAGLGDAVAQYREDYAAYYERCRRPDSPALRNPNAVVYLVPGVGMITFAKDKATARISAEFYTNAINVMRGASSVSTYRGLEEQEAFDIEYWLLEEAKLQRMPKPKSLAGKIALVTGGAGGIGSATAERFLREGACVVLADIDEKALSETADVLSGRHSKDLVRSVVMDVTSEDTVADSFAQASLEYGGIDILVSNAGIASSAPIEETSLDLWNRNMSILSTGYFLVSRAAFQLMKTQGTGGAIVFIGSKNGLAASPGASAYCTAKASELHLARCLALEGAPDGIRVNTVNPDAVLRGSKIWSGDWLKERAEAYGKDTADLEEHYRQRSLLKRSVLPEDIAEAAYFLASEFSSKSTGNILNVDAGNVQAFTR; encoded by the coding sequence ATGTTGAACTCTGCTGCGGGATCACGGCTGCAAAACCTATGGGACGACGAAACCGCGCAGTCGATGACAGAAGCCGAGTTGCTGCTGTACCGGTCGAACCTTCTGGGTTCGGACAAGCGCATCACCAATTATGGCGGCGGCAACACCTCGGTAAAGGCGATGGAGAAAGACCCCCTGACCGGCGAACAGGCCGAAGTCCTGTGGGTCAAGGGATCAGGCGGCGACGTCGGCACCATAAAAATGGACGGCTTTGCAACGCTTTACATGGACAAGCTGCGCGCCCTGAAGGGTCTTTATCGCGGCCTCGAGTTCGAAGACGAGATGGTAGGCTACTTGCCGCATTGCACCTTCAACCTCAATCCGCGCGCTGCCTCCATCGACACTCCGCTGCACGCCTACGTGCCTGCCAGACATGTCGACCACATGCACCCGGATGCGATCATTGCGATCGCGGCAGCAGCCGACAGCAAGGCCATAACAGCAAATGTTTTCGGCGACGACATCGGCTGGCTGCCCTGGAAACGTCCCGGCTATGAACTCGGCCTGTGGCTCGAAAAATTCTGCCTCGAAAATCCCGATGCAAAAGGGGTGGTTCTGGAGAGCCATGGTCTGTTCACCTGGGCGGACGACGCCAGAACCTGCTACGAAATCACCATCGACACGATTAACAAGGCGATCGACTGGTTCGAGCAGAAAACGCTCGGCCACAGCGCGTTCGGTGGCGCGAAATGCACCGCTCTGCCGCCGTCCGAGCGCCGAAGGACCGCTGCTGCCCTGATGCCGGTTATTCGCGGCATGATCAGCGGTGATCAGCATATGGTCGGTCATTTCGATGACAGCGACACGGTTCTGGAATTCGTCTGCTCCAACGACATGGAGGCGCTCGCCCAACTCGGGACAAGCTGCCCGGACCATTTCCTGCGCACGAAGATACGTCCCCTCGTGGTCGGCTTCGACCCGCAGGCCCCGGACACCGGAAAGACGATTGCCGGACTGGGCGATGCGGTTGCGCAGTACCGGGAAGACTATGCAGCCTACTACGAGCGGTGCCGCCGGCCGGACAGTCCGGCGCTCAGAAACCCGAACGCCGTCGTCTATCTCGTTCCGGGCGTCGGCATGATCACCTTTGCCAAAGACAAGGCAACGGCCCGGATCTCCGCAGAATTCTACACCAATGCCATCAACGTCATGCGCGGCGCATCGAGTGTCTCGACCTATCGGGGCCTGGAGGAACAGGAAGCATTCGACATTGAATACTGGCTTCTGGAAGAAGCAAAGCTTCAGCGGATGCCAAAACCGAAAAGCCTGGCGGGAAAAATCGCACTGGTCACCGGCGGCGCGGGGGGCATCGGCTCCGCAACCGCGGAACGGTTCCTGCGCGAAGGCGCGTGCGTGGTCCTGGCCGATATCGATGAAAAGGCCTTGTCTGAAACCGCGGACGTGCTTTCCGGGCGGCACTCGAAAGATCTGGTGCGATCGGTGGTGATGGATGTCACCAGCGAGGACACGGTCGCCGACAGTTTTGCGCAGGCGTCGCTGGAATATGGCGGGATCGACATTCTGGTCTCCAATGCCGGCATCGCATCTTCCGCGCCCATCGAGGAAACTTCACTGGACCTTTGGAACCGCAACATGTCGATCCTTTCGACAGGCTACTTTCTGGTTTCCCGGGCCGCGTTTCAGCTCATGAAGACGCAAGGCACGGGCGGCGCGATTGTCTTTATCGGCTCGAAGAACGGCCTCGCCGCCTCTCCCGGCGCCAGCGCCTACTGCACGGCCAAGGCCTCCGAGCTGCACCTTGCGCGCTGCCTGGCGCTCGAAGGCGCTCCGGACGGTATCCGGGTCAACACCGTCAATCCGGACGCCGTGCTGCGCGGCTCCAAGATCTGGTCAGGCGACTGGCTGAAGGAACGGGCGGAGGCCTATGGCAAGGACACGGCGGACCTCGAGGAGCACTATCGCCAGCGTTCCCTGCTGAAAAGGTCTGTTCTTCCGGAAGATATCGCCGAGGCGGCCTACTTCCTTGCCTCCGAGTTCTCGTCCAAATCGACCGGCAACATCCTGAATGTCGATGCCGGCAACGTTCAGGCCTTCACGCGCTAG
- the rhaI gene encoding L-rhamnose catabolism isomerase, which translates to MIDSALVAQENEKLITNLRRDYDALGEQLDRRGVAIDEIKQKVSAYGVAIPSWGVGTGGTRFARFPGPGEPRNIFDKLEDCSVIHELTGATPSVSLHIPWDRADPALLRNRADELGLAFDAMNSNTFQDQEDQRQSYKFGSLSHTDPSVRQQAIEHNLECIEIGAALGSKALTVWVGDGSNFPGQTHFTRQLERYLESAKTIYAQLPGDWRLFTEHKIFEPAFYSTVVQDWGTNYLIATELGERAFCLVDLGHHAPNVNIEMIVARLIQFGKLGGFHFNDSKYGDDDLDTGSIDPYRLFLVFNELVDAEARKAPGFDPAHMLDQSHNVTDPIESLMVSAMEVQRAYAQALIVDRQGLEAAQENNDALMASSALKQAFRTDVEPILAMARAEKRAAVNPVSAYRMSRYRETVAKTRPAVSGAGGGIV; encoded by the coding sequence ATGATCGACAGCGCGCTGGTGGCGCAGGAAAACGAAAAGCTCATCACGAACCTCCGCCGCGACTACGACGCTCTTGGCGAGCAACTCGACCGGCGCGGCGTCGCCATCGACGAGATCAAGCAGAAAGTATCCGCCTATGGCGTCGCAATCCCCTCCTGGGGCGTGGGAACGGGCGGCACCCGGTTCGCGCGGTTTCCTGGACCGGGAGAGCCCCGCAACATCTTCGACAAGCTCGAGGATTGCTCGGTGATTCATGAACTGACAGGCGCAACGCCCAGCGTTTCCCTGCATATCCCCTGGGACAGGGCGGACCCGGCATTGCTCAGGAACAGGGCTGACGAGCTCGGTCTTGCTTTCGACGCGATGAACTCCAATACCTTTCAGGATCAGGAGGACCAGCGCCAGTCCTACAAGTTCGGGTCGCTTTCGCATACCGATCCGTCTGTCAGGCAACAAGCCATCGAGCACAATCTGGAATGTATCGAGATCGGCGCAGCGCTCGGGTCGAAGGCCCTGACCGTATGGGTCGGTGACGGATCGAATTTTCCCGGACAGACCCACTTTACCCGTCAGTTGGAACGCTATCTGGAAAGTGCGAAGACCATCTACGCACAGCTTCCGGGCGACTGGCGGCTCTTTACCGAACACAAGATCTTTGAGCCGGCCTTCTACTCAACCGTTGTTCAGGACTGGGGCACCAACTACCTGATTGCCACGGAGCTCGGTGAGCGGGCCTTCTGTCTGGTTGATCTCGGACATCATGCGCCGAACGTGAACATCGAGATGATCGTTGCCAGGCTGATCCAGTTCGGCAAGCTCGGCGGCTTCCATTTCAACGACAGCAAATACGGCGACGATGACCTGGATACGGGCAGCATCGATCCCTATCGCCTGTTCCTGGTCTTCAACGAACTGGTGGACGCAGAGGCCCGCAAGGCACCGGGGTTCGACCCTGCCCATATGCTCGACCAGTCACACAACGTTACCGACCCGATCGAAAGCCTGATGGTGTCTGCCATGGAAGTACAGCGTGCCTACGCCCAGGCGCTGATCGTGGACCGACAGGGGCTGGAAGCAGCCCAGGAAAACAACGATGCACTGATGGCGTCTTCAGCACTCAAGCAGGCCTTCCGCACTGACGTGGAACCGATCCTGGCGATGGCGCGCGCCGAAAAGCGCGCTGCGGTCAACCCGGTATCCGCTTACCGGATGTCCCGTTACCGGGAAACGGTCGCAAAGACGCGCCCCGCCGTCTCCGGCGCGGGCGGCGGCATCGTCTGA
- a CDS encoding extracellular solute-binding protein, protein MRDTDRKQYRANLVDAFVHRRMGRRDFMRNAGLLGLSAAAFGAGMRRPFGLGSMPLANAADDLRPSDEVLKWVKDVSGPFKGTTLKLATESTPPSNAINSQLKKYFEEASGMTVEIEVLPLEQVLQKMTLDIASQLGTYDLYYIDQSWAASVSQDVFDPREQIENKPDLAMPNYNIDDFLPALVDGIAKYEDRWVGVPYDIPIFIMMYRKDIWDEMGFEAPSSLEEYYQQAKAITDAKGPDLYGSTGQMKSGHYSLECDWTAWLWGHGGSIFNADGKFAGNDEHGLEAMDYWTKLWKTMPPGVTGWTWDGQGQSVAQGVAASMMSWGEFFPYFDDPSATKVSGLMEAVRCPPPMRALRTVDQTGFGEIPGVGHQGGSSLAVSKNSKNPDAAWIFMQWATSYDTQVLITALGGGTGPTRESVYDDPRIIANNRVGPGTTRHLNVVRDTIAMDMGSEPDLPQWAELSNDTIPVRLGKYFAGDYGSPKEAMDDIAVSVDKIVSG, encoded by the coding sequence ATGAGAGATACAGACAGGAAACAATATCGCGCCAATCTGGTGGACGCCTTCGTCCACCGGCGCATGGGGCGGCGGGATTTCATGCGAAATGCCGGCCTGCTCGGATTGAGCGCTGCCGCCTTCGGTGCGGGCATGCGCCGGCCCTTCGGTCTGGGTTCGATGCCACTGGCCAATGCCGCCGACGACCTTCGGCCATCCGACGAGGTCCTTAAATGGGTGAAGGATGTGTCCGGGCCGTTCAAGGGAACGACGCTCAAGCTTGCGACCGAGTCCACCCCGCCGTCGAACGCGATCAACAGCCAGCTGAAGAAGTATTTCGAGGAAGCGTCGGGCATGACGGTTGAAATCGAAGTGCTGCCGCTTGAGCAGGTGCTCCAGAAAATGACCCTGGACATCGCCTCGCAGCTCGGCACCTACGATCTCTACTACATCGATCAGAGCTGGGCGGCGTCGGTGAGTCAGGATGTCTTCGATCCGCGCGAGCAGATCGAGAACAAGCCCGACCTCGCGATGCCGAACTACAATATCGACGACTTCCTGCCGGCGCTTGTCGACGGCATCGCGAAGTATGAAGATCGCTGGGTTGGCGTCCCGTACGATATTCCGATCTTCATCATGATGTACCGGAAGGATATCTGGGACGAAATGGGCTTCGAGGCACCGTCGTCCCTGGAGGAGTACTACCAGCAGGCCAAGGCGATCACAGACGCCAAGGGACCGGACCTATACGGTTCCACGGGCCAGATGAAATCCGGGCACTACAGTCTTGAATGCGACTGGACGGCGTGGCTGTGGGGACATGGCGGTTCGATCTTCAACGCGGACGGAAAGTTCGCGGGCAACGATGAACACGGCCTTGAAGCCATGGATTACTGGACCAAGCTCTGGAAGACCATGCCTCCAGGTGTGACGGGCTGGACCTGGGATGGCCAGGGGCAATCCGTTGCCCAGGGCGTTGCCGCGTCGATGATGAGCTGGGGCGAGTTCTTCCCCTATTTCGACGACCCGTCGGCCACGAAGGTGTCCGGTCTCATGGAAGCCGTCCGTTGTCCGCCTCCGATGCGGGCGCTGCGCACGGTCGATCAGACCGGGTTCGGCGAGATCCCGGGTGTCGGACACCAGGGCGGCTCGTCGCTCGCGGTTTCGAAAAACTCCAAGAACCCGGACGCTGCCTGGATCTTCATGCAGTGGGCGACGAGTTACGACACTCAGGTGCTGATCACGGCTCTGGGCGGCGGCACAGGGCCGACACGCGAAAGCGTCTACGACGATCCGCGCATCATCGCCAACAACCGCGTCGGACCGGGCACCACCCGGCATCTCAACGTTGTGCGCGACACGATTGCGATGGACATGGGATCGGAACCGGATCTGCCGCAATGGGCGGAACTTTCCAACGACACGATCCCGGTCCGGCTCGGCAAGTACTTTGCCGGCGACTACGGTTCGCCGAAGGAAGCAATGGACGACATTGCGGTTTCCGTCGACAAGATCGTCTCGGGCTAA
- a CDS encoding carbohydrate ABC transporter permease, with the protein MAAAWFITALFVFPLYYWGTTAFKQAKEIFSVPPTVWSFTPTLRNFEEVFGISFGFLRQQEVLPGGGNFYMAPRLWDSIVVAVFSTALAIAISTFAAYALSRMDFRGRHHFVAWVLSTRMMPPVAVAIPMFFIYKDIGLMDSYTGIILIHALMNLPLAVLLLKSFFDDIPREIDESAIVDGASRWKIFRRIILPMAKGGIAATAVLCFIFSWTEFIFVLTLTQTGLKTVPVVSSSFVTSTGTAWGNMAALGVAAMAPAFLFILLVQKQLVRGLTLGSLKQ; encoded by the coding sequence ATGGCCGCCGCGTGGTTTATCACCGCGCTGTTCGTGTTCCCGCTCTATTACTGGGGAACCACGGCTTTCAAGCAAGCCAAGGAGATCTTTTCTGTCCCGCCGACCGTCTGGTCGTTCACGCCGACGCTGCGCAACTTCGAGGAAGTCTTCGGCATTTCCTTCGGCTTCCTGCGCCAGCAGGAGGTTTTGCCCGGCGGCGGCAATTTCTACATGGCGCCGCGTTTGTGGGACTCGATTGTCGTTGCCGTGTTTTCAACCGCGCTTGCGATCGCGATATCCACCTTTGCCGCCTACGCGCTGAGCCGGATGGATTTCCGGGGACGGCATCACTTCGTCGCCTGGGTCCTGTCGACAAGGATGATGCCGCCGGTCGCGGTCGCGATCCCGATGTTCTTCATCTACAAGGACATCGGCTTGATGGATTCCTATACCGGGATCATCCTGATTCACGCGCTGATGAACCTGCCGCTGGCGGTGCTTTTGCTGAAAAGCTTCTTCGACGACATCCCGAGAGAGATCGACGAGAGCGCCATTGTCGACGGCGCGAGCCGCTGGAAGATCTTCCGCCGTATCATCCTGCCGATGGCCAAGGGCGGTATCGCGGCGACTGCGGTCCTGTGTTTCATCTTTTCCTGGACGGAGTTCATTTTCGTCCTGACCCTGACGCAGACCGGGCTGAAAACCGTGCCGGTCGTGTCGTCGAGCTTTGTCACATCCACAGGCACCGCCTGGGGCAACATGGCGGCCTTGGGAGTGGCTGCGATGGCTCCGGCGTTCCTTTTCATCCTGCTGGTCCAGAAGCAACTGGTCCGCGGGCTGACACTCGGTTCCCTCAAGCAATAG